One window of Desulfonatronum sp. SC1 genomic DNA carries:
- the nth gene encoding endonuclease III yields MPDSTHRTAQIFTRLHSRYPLPVTMLDWRNPWELLVATVLAAQCTDARVNMVTPEFFRRWPGPAELSRAPVAEVQKVVHSTGFFRQKAKNLIASAKRVVEENGGRVPETMADLLTLPGVARKTANIVLSNALGKHEGIAVDTHVRRLSFRLGLTTSTNPTIIERDMMQLFPRDQWGDINHLLVLHGRDTCPARKPRCPDCILTDLCPKHGLSRPLTSDS; encoded by the coding sequence ATGCCTGACTCAACCCATCGCACAGCCCAAATCTTCACCCGCCTCCACTCCCGCTACCCGCTCCCCGTGACCATGCTGGACTGGAGGAATCCCTGGGAGCTTCTGGTGGCCACGGTCTTGGCGGCCCAGTGTACGGACGCCCGGGTGAACATGGTCACGCCGGAGTTTTTTCGGCGCTGGCCGGGTCCGGCGGAATTGAGCCGTGCGCCGGTCGCTGAAGTTCAGAAAGTGGTCCATTCTACGGGTTTTTTCCGCCAAAAGGCCAAAAACCTCATCGCCTCGGCCAAGCGCGTCGTCGAAGAAAACGGTGGACGGGTGCCAGAGACCATGGCCGACCTGCTCACCCTTCCCGGCGTGGCCCGAAAAACCGCGAACATTGTCCTCTCCAACGCCCTGGGCAAACATGAGGGCATCGCGGTGGACACCCACGTCCGCCGCCTCTCGTTCCGCCTCGGCCTGACAACCTCCACCAATCCGACGATCATCGAGCGGGACATGATGCAACTTTTTCCCCGCGACCAATGGGGCGACATAAACCATCTCCTGGTCCTCCACGGACGGGACACTTGCCCGGCCCGCAAACCTCGCTGTCCCGATTGCATCCTCACGGACCTCTGCCCCAAACACGGACTATCCAGACCTCTGACTTCCGACTCCTGA
- the tgt gene encoding tRNA guanosine(34) transglycosylase Tgt, protein MTKTGDFHILATDGQARTATLATAHGTIRTPVFMPVGTVGCVKALSPDDLLDLKAQIILGNTYHLYLLPGDDLVARRGGLHAFSGWKGPILTDSGGFQVFSLQSLRKISENGVEFRSHRDGSKHFFSPEKVVSIQRNLGSDIMMVLDECVPYGADKAYTAKSLGLTTRWAARCRQAYPQDSGSQLQFGIVQGGFFPDLRTESARQICDLPFDGFAIGGLSVGESKPLMLEIMRHTAPLLPSDKPRYLMGVGTPMDILDGIEAGIDMFDCVLPSRNARNGTLYTSLGKVNIKRAEYKEDDGPLDPNCGCYACTRFSRAYLRHLYMARELLAYRLNTIHNLHYFLTLTHGAAQAILEGNFATFKAAVEAVHAHV, encoded by the coding sequence ATGACCAAAACCGGCGATTTCCACATCCTGGCCACGGACGGCCAAGCCAGAACCGCGACGCTGGCCACGGCTCACGGGACCATCCGCACCCCGGTGTTCATGCCCGTGGGCACGGTGGGCTGCGTCAAGGCCCTGAGCCCCGATGACCTCTTGGACCTCAAGGCCCAGATTATTCTGGGCAACACCTATCATCTCTATCTCTTGCCCGGCGACGACCTGGTGGCCCGGCGCGGCGGGCTGCACGCCTTTTCCGGGTGGAAGGGCCCGATCCTTACGGACAGTGGCGGATTTCAGGTCTTCAGCCTGCAATCCCTGCGCAAGATCAGCGAGAACGGGGTGGAATTTCGTTCCCACCGGGACGGCTCCAAGCACTTTTTTTCTCCGGAAAAGGTGGTCTCCATCCAGCGCAACCTGGGCTCGGACATTATGATGGTCCTGGACGAGTGCGTGCCCTACGGCGCGGACAAGGCCTACACGGCCAAATCCCTGGGCCTGACCACCCGCTGGGCGGCCCGCTGCCGCCAGGCCTATCCCCAAGATTCAGGTAGCCAGCTCCAATTCGGGATCGTCCAGGGTGGCTTCTTCCCGGACCTGCGCACGGAAAGCGCCCGCCAGATTTGCGACCTGCCCTTTGACGGCTTTGCCATCGGGGGCTTAAGCGTGGGCGAATCCAAGCCGCTGATGCTGGAGATCATGCGCCATACCGCGCCCCTGCTGCCCTCGGACAAGCCCAGATACCTGATGGGCGTGGGCACGCCCATGGACATCCTGGACGGGATCGAGGCGGGCATCGATATGTTCGACTGCGTCCTGCCCTCCCGCAACGCCCGCAACGGCACCCTGTACACCTCCCTGGGCAAGGTGAACATCAAACGCGCTGAATACAAGGAGGACGACGGCCCCTTGGACCCCAACTGCGGCTGTTACGCCTGCACCCGATTCTCTCGAGCCTACCTGCGCCACCTGTACATGGCCCGGGAACTACTGGCCTACCGCCTGAACACCATCCACAACCTGCACTACTTCCTGACATTGACCCATGGCGCGGCCCAGGCCATACTTGAGGGCAATTTCGCGACCTTCAAAGCCGCGGTGGAGGCCGTTCATGCCCACGTCTGA